A region from the Arachis ipaensis cultivar K30076 chromosome B01, Araip1.1, whole genome shotgun sequence genome encodes:
- the LOC110269869 gene encoding uncharacterized protein LOC110269869, giving the protein MKPESKRKSDKAHNCSHEKPSCFDSFAEMSNALLNSDITIRNQSSSIILGSATNQDPNSIQSLSKDCYDFSNLLKTLNYIEKKSAKRIIVVKRVDKKKEKKMKRKKEKEEFQIIKFLTMNPKKPFERIVRVKGGNRKEQNSEKNSDNQFGLEEFLDAVNHGGFHLRTRIHIKNKNTQQKEPKHK; this is encoded by the exons ATGAAACCAGAATCGAAAAGAAAGAGTGACAAAGCCCACAATTGTAGCCATGAAAAACCTTCATGTTTTGATAGTTTTGCTGAAATGTCAAACGCTCTGTTAAATTCTGATATCACCATAAGAAACCAAAGTTCTTCCATTATTCTTGGTTCTGCAACTAATCAAGATCCTAATTCAATTCAATCTCTCTCAAAAG ATTGCTATGACTTTAGTAATTTATTGAAGACATTGAATTACATAGAGAAGAAGAGTGCCAAACGCATAATCGTTGTTAAGAGGGttgataagaaaaaagaaaagaaaatgaagaggaagaaggagaaggaggaatttcaaataataaaattctTGACAATGAACCCAAAGAAGCCGTTTGAAAGAATTGTAAGAGTAAAAGGTGGAAACAGAAAGGAGCAAAATTCAGAGAAAAACTCAGATAATCAATTTGGCTTGGAAGAGTTTCTTGATGCTGTAAATCATGGAGGCTTTCATCTTAGAACAAGGATTCATATTAAGAATAAGAATACCCAACAGAAAGAACCAAAACACAAATAA